A window of the Bradyrhizobium diazoefficiens genome harbors these coding sequences:
- the murA gene encoding UDP-N-acetylglucosamine 1-carboxyvinyltransferase, producing the protein MAPIQYIVEGGQRLSGSIEPAGNKNSALPIIAAALLTEHPVTLENVPRIRDTETLVELIRSVGASAEWTARNTLHIHAKSIRAADLDPELCVRIRASILLAGPLLARCGEVMLPPPGGDVIGRRRLDTHVLALEQLGAKVTATDRLEFRAPKLTGADVFLDEPSVTATENALVAAVAADGVTHLRNVASEPHVQDLANFLVALGAKIEGIGTNTMIVHGPATLGETTYRIQPDHIEVGSLIGLSAVTRSPLRVVRAGVEHLRSIRMGFERLGIVCRVEGDDLIVPSNQTLKIQDDFGGHVPKLEDQPWPAFPADLMSIAIVTATQCEGVILMFEKMFESRMFFVDKLIGMGARIVLCDPHRAIIAGPSRLHGATLSSPDIRAGMAMLLAAVCAEGTSTINNADQIERGYERIDERLNALGAKIRRVPERKG; encoded by the coding sequence GTGGCGCCCATCCAATACATCGTCGAGGGCGGTCAGCGGCTCTCGGGCTCGATTGAGCCGGCCGGCAACAAGAACTCGGCGCTGCCGATCATCGCGGCCGCGCTGCTCACCGAGCATCCGGTGACGCTGGAGAACGTGCCGCGGATCCGCGACACCGAGACGCTGGTCGAGCTGATCCGCTCGGTCGGCGCGTCGGCCGAATGGACCGCCCGCAACACGCTTCACATCCACGCCAAGAGCATTCGCGCCGCCGATCTCGATCCCGAGCTCTGCGTCCGCATCCGCGCCTCGATCCTGCTCGCGGGCCCTCTGCTCGCGCGTTGCGGCGAGGTGATGCTGCCGCCGCCCGGCGGCGACGTCATCGGCCGGCGCCGGCTCGACACCCATGTGCTCGCGCTGGAGCAGTTAGGAGCCAAAGTCACGGCAACCGACCGCCTCGAATTCCGTGCGCCAAAACTCACCGGTGCCGACGTGTTCCTGGACGAGCCGAGCGTCACTGCGACCGAGAACGCGCTGGTCGCGGCGGTTGCCGCCGACGGCGTCACCCATCTACGCAACGTGGCCTCCGAGCCGCATGTGCAGGACCTCGCCAATTTCCTGGTCGCGCTCGGTGCGAAGATCGAGGGCATCGGCACCAACACCATGATCGTGCATGGACCGGCGACGCTGGGGGAAACGACCTACAGGATTCAGCCCGACCATATCGAGGTCGGCTCGCTGATCGGCCTTTCCGCCGTGACGCGCTCGCCCTTGCGCGTCGTGCGCGCCGGCGTCGAGCATCTGCGCTCGATCCGCATGGGTTTCGAGCGGCTCGGCATCGTCTGCCGCGTCGAGGGCGACGACCTCATCGTGCCGTCGAACCAGACGCTGAAGATCCAGGATGACTTTGGCGGCCACGTGCCGAAGCTGGAGGACCAGCCCTGGCCGGCCTTCCCGGCCGATCTGATGTCGATCGCGATCGTCACCGCCACGCAGTGCGAAGGCGTGATCCTGATGTTCGAGAAGATGTTCGAATCGCGGATGTTCTTCGTCGACAAGCTGATCGGGATGGGCGCGCGCATCGTGCTGTGCGATCCGCATCGCGCCATCATCGCAGGCCCCAGCCGGCTGCATGGCGCGACGCTGAGCTCGCCCGACATCCGCGCCGGCATGGCGATGCTGCTCGCCGCGGTCTGCGCCGAGGGCACCTCCACCATCAACAACGCCGACCAGATCGAGCGTGGCTATGAGCGTATCGACGAAAGGCTCAACGCACTGGGTGCGAAGATCCGGCGCGTGCCGGAACGGAAGGGGTGA
- a CDS encoding DUF2867 domain-containing protein, translated as MTGPVREITPDVDAGTVLSGAQFIDAFRVKVGTTQLSAREACTRMMLHGPRWIDALTRLRNILVKPLGLKTSGEGAPAPHGMIGLFPVLSETPERLIAGFDDYHLDFRVVVDVAGDAADRRVTLTTLVRTNNLLGRAYLTLIVPFHKLVARSMMGDIAEPAR; from the coding sequence ATGACAGGACCCGTTCGCGAAATCACCCCTGATGTCGATGCCGGCACGGTGCTATCAGGCGCCCAGTTCATCGACGCGTTTCGTGTGAAGGTCGGCACGACGCAATTGAGTGCCCGCGAGGCCTGCACCCGAATGATGCTGCACGGGCCACGCTGGATCGATGCGCTGACGCGCTTGCGCAACATCCTGGTGAAACCCTTGGGACTGAAGACATCGGGCGAAGGTGCTCCGGCTCCGCACGGGATGATCGGGCTGTTTCCAGTGCTGAGCGAAACACCGGAGCGGCTGATCGCCGGTTTTGACGACTACCATCTCGATTTCCGCGTCGTGGTTGACGTCGCCGGCGACGCGGCGGACCGGCGGGTGACATTGACGACGTTGGTGCGGACCAACAATCTGCTCGGGCGCGCCTATCTCACGCTGATCGTACCGTTCCACAAGCTCGTGGCCCGCAGCATGATGGGAGACATCGCGGAGCCGGCGCGATGA
- a CDS encoding VOC family protein — MATRLPAKDLNRARAFYSEKLGLEPVEERAGGLRYVCAGGEFALFVSAGMQSGTHTQMGWEVEDIEATVRELRARGVKFEEYDLPGLKTVDGIADIAGNYPSKGIGERGVWFRDSEGNLLGIGQPVRT; from the coding sequence GTGGCAACCCGGCTTCCGGCCAAAGACCTGAACCGCGCGCGAGCGTTTTACTCCGAGAAACTTGGACTGGAGCCGGTTGAAGAGCGTGCGGGCGGACTCCGCTATGTCTGCGCCGGCGGCGAGTTTGCGCTATTCGTCTCAGCCGGAATGCAATCCGGCACGCACACGCAGATGGGTTGGGAGGTCGAGGATATCGAGGCAACCGTGCGTGAGCTTCGCGCCCGGGGAGTCAAGTTCGAGGAGTACGACCTGCCCGGCTTAAAGACGGTCGACGGAATTGCGGACATTGCCGGGAATTATCCCAGCAAGGGCATTGGTGAGCGAGGCGTCTGGTTCCGCGATAGCGAAGGCAACTTGCTGGGGATCGGGCAGCCGGTGCGGACTTGA
- a CDS encoding FUSC family protein, which produces MALARQLFDRVWSRKTQLGLAVRVTVAATGAYALATALHLLLPLWAVLTSIIVTQMSVGRSLKATRDYMLGTIGGAIYGGAIAILIPYSGELGLLGLLVLAVAPLAFVAAIYPNLSSATVTAVIVLVLPSMHHADPMASAIDRVSEVSVGAITGLLVSFLVLPSRAVRQIRASAAKLLELIAEAFSELLAGLTRGRDNDALHRIQDGIGTAMVGMNAIGAEAERERSARLSSGPDTGPLLRTILRLRHDVVMIGRATVVPLPVEVQVRLAGPLAEVSAAILRFLKSAAEALREGGGAPPIHPVHVALQHYSEAVAAVRQDGLIRGHPGDTAERFFALGFSLEQMHQNLCDLDRVVGEWSEAVADKSVRVAE; this is translated from the coding sequence ATGGCACTCGCAAGACAGCTGTTCGACCGGGTCTGGTCGCGAAAAACGCAATTGGGGCTGGCGGTTCGGGTCACGGTGGCGGCTACCGGGGCCTATGCACTTGCTACCGCTCTGCACCTGTTGTTGCCGCTCTGGGCGGTCCTCACCTCCATCATCGTGACCCAGATGAGTGTCGGGCGCTCGCTCAAAGCGACGCGCGACTACATGCTCGGCACGATAGGCGGCGCGATCTATGGTGGCGCGATCGCAATCCTGATTCCCTATTCCGGCGAACTGGGTCTTCTGGGCTTGCTGGTGCTAGCCGTCGCGCCGCTTGCCTTTGTCGCTGCGATCTATCCGAACCTGAGCTCTGCAACGGTGACGGCCGTGATCGTGCTCGTGCTTCCGAGCATGCATCATGCCGATCCCATGGCCTCGGCGATCGACCGCGTCAGCGAGGTCTCCGTCGGCGCCATCACCGGGCTCTTGGTCTCGTTCCTGGTGCTGCCGTCGCGCGCGGTGCGGCAGATCCGCGCCAGCGCGGCGAAGCTGCTCGAGCTGATCGCGGAGGCGTTTTCCGAACTGCTCGCCGGCCTCACCCGCGGCCGCGACAACGATGCGCTGCACCGGATCCAGGACGGCATCGGCACTGCCATGGTGGGCATGAATGCGATCGGTGCGGAGGCCGAGCGCGAGCGTTCAGCGCGGCTGTCGAGCGGTCCCGACACCGGTCCGCTGCTGCGCACGATTCTGCGGCTGCGCCACGACGTCGTGATGATCGGCCGCGCCACCGTGGTGCCGCTGCCGGTCGAGGTGCAGGTCAGGCTCGCCGGCCCGCTGGCGGAAGTCAGCGCGGCGATCCTGCGCTTCCTCAAATCCGCGGCCGAAGCCTTGCGCGAGGGCGGCGGCGCGCCGCCGATCCATCCCGTGCACGTCGCGCTTCAGCACTATTCCGAGGCGGTCGCGGCGGTGCGCCAGGATGGATTGATCCGCGGCCATCCCGGCGACACCGCGGAGCGCTTCTTCGCGCTCGGCTTCTCGCTGGAGCAGATGCACCAGAATCTCTGCGATCTCGACCGCGTTGTCGGCGAATGGTCGGAGGCCGTAGCCGACAAGTCTGTGCGCGTGGCGGAGTAA
- a CDS encoding MmgE/PrpD family protein: protein MAHETATLAAYVANLKFADIPAEVLDRAKVLTLDFLGSAIRARREAESTPSILKMLEALALDTKGDSTVFGDAKTWTPAVAALLNGALGHSLDFDDTHADSSLHPSAPVVPAAFAVGEMVSASGRDVLTAIVAGYEVCCRLGNALDPTSHYARGFHPTATAGTYGAAAAAAKLFGLSETQIIAAFGVAGSQAAGSLQFLMNGAWNKRYQVGAAAMNGVIAATLARNDFVGATESVEGKHGLLTGYTDDPHPDKAVAGLGKTYETMKIGVKPYPSCRYTHAAIDALIAMRREHNLTPDQIKRVEIGLHRNGITLTGDAATKRHPTSIVGGQFSMFFTGALALDQGSFGWDDYNRLGDAAIDALADKFDVVQDDRLEVGRTHPFGARVSITTDDGVHERLYADPSGEPTSFPDAQAMQQKFLTLARPVLNARADKFADAIMTLERFDRVANATELGRQ, encoded by the coding sequence ATGGCTCACGAAACCGCAACGCTCGCCGCCTATGTCGCCAACCTGAAATTCGCCGATATTCCGGCGGAGGTGCTGGATCGCGCCAAGGTGCTGACGCTGGATTTCCTCGGCAGCGCCATCCGGGCGCGGCGTGAGGCGGAATCGACCCCGTCGATCCTGAAGATGCTGGAAGCGCTCGCGCTCGACACCAAGGGCGACTCCACCGTGTTCGGCGATGCCAAGACCTGGACACCGGCGGTGGCCGCCCTGCTCAACGGGGCGCTCGGCCATTCCCTCGATTTCGACGATACGCACGCGGATTCCTCGCTGCATCCGAGCGCGCCGGTGGTTCCGGCTGCGTTTGCCGTCGGCGAGATGGTCAGTGCCTCCGGGCGCGACGTGCTGACCGCGATCGTCGCGGGCTATGAGGTCTGCTGCCGGCTCGGCAACGCGCTCGATCCGACCTCGCATTATGCGCGCGGCTTCCATCCGACCGCGACCGCCGGCACCTATGGCGCGGCCGCGGCGGCGGCAAAACTGTTCGGTCTGTCCGAGACGCAGATCATCGCCGCCTTCGGCGTCGCCGGCAGCCAGGCCGCGGGCTCGCTGCAATTTCTGATGAACGGTGCCTGGAACAAGCGTTATCAGGTCGGCGCCGCCGCGATGAACGGCGTGATCGCCGCGACGCTGGCGCGCAACGATTTCGTCGGCGCGACGGAATCTGTCGAGGGCAAGCACGGCCTGCTCACCGGGTACACCGACGACCCCCATCCCGACAAGGCGGTGGCCGGGCTCGGCAAGACCTACGAGACCATGAAGATCGGCGTGAAGCCTTATCCGAGCTGCCGCTACACCCATGCCGCGATCGATGCGCTGATCGCGATGCGGCGCGAGCACAATCTGACGCCCGACCAGATCAAGCGCGTCGAGATCGGGTTGCACCGCAACGGCATCACGCTGACCGGCGATGCCGCCACCAAGCGGCATCCGACCTCGATCGTCGGCGGCCAGTTCTCGATGTTCTTCACCGGTGCGCTCGCGCTCGACCAGGGCTCGTTCGGCTGGGACGACTACAACCGCTTGGGCGACGCCGCGATCGACGCGCTCGCCGACAAATTCGACGTCGTCCAGGATGACCGGCTCGAGGTCGGCCGCACCCACCCGTTCGGCGCCCGCGTCAGCATCACCACCGATGATGGCGTGCATGAGCGACTCTATGCTGATCCCTCGGGCGAGCCGACCTCGTTCCCAGATGCGCAGGCGATGCAGCAGAAATTTCTGACGCTGGCGCGGCCCGTGCTGAACGCGCGGGCCGACAAGTTCGCCGATGCGATCATGACGCTGGAGCGGTTCGATCGCGTGGCGAATGCGACGGAGCTGGGGCGCCAGTAG
- a CDS encoding serine hydrolase domain-containing protein, with product MTRRRKIILLTTAIACAGLALGVARARDVPKVATGFIADTLCAETFVSGLDPSRNLAETTDAMPGVGLLTWAMDFQVDRARKDVTVTLFGIGRSHAVYREGLGCTLEHGAAFADVALPSDDKQPALLPEIAGPGLVPPQSEGLSAALDRAFTEPARPPYRRTRAIVVMKAGRIIAERYADGVGPETQLLGFSMTKSVMSALTGILVRQGKLKLDGPAPIAAWQNPDDPRHAITVDQLLRHTAGIALGSSLQASLGSALEPVNVMKFAEDDMAAYAETVPLATAPGTVWNYHDGNTIMLAHLIRNAAGGKPEDALRFAHRELFAPLGMRHVTLQLDGAGTIEGSSKMLASARDWARFGQLYLNDGIAGGKRILPEGWVNYSATATPNAWVGIGAGFWTNQGDSFGAKFRVDHGWPRDAFFAKGTIGQYTIIIPSERLVIVRLGRSPNVPPQADGVFDLVRDVVATTHEKGKLAGAN from the coding sequence GTGACCCGCCGCCGCAAGATCATCCTCCTCACCACCGCCATCGCCTGTGCCGGTCTCGCGCTCGGCGTAGCGCGGGCCCGCGATGTGCCGAAGGTTGCCACCGGATTCATCGCCGACACGCTCTGCGCGGAGACGTTCGTCTCCGGCCTCGATCCCAGCCGCAACCTCGCCGAGACCACCGATGCGATGCCGGGCGTGGGCCTCCTGACCTGGGCGATGGATTTTCAGGTCGATCGCGCCCGCAAGGATGTCACGGTGACGCTGTTCGGCATTGGCCGCAGCCATGCGGTCTATCGCGAGGGGCTCGGCTGTACGCTCGAGCACGGCGCCGCGTTTGCTGACGTGGCGTTGCCATCCGATGACAAGCAGCCCGCGTTGCTCCCCGAGATCGCCGGCCCGGGGCTCGTGCCGCCGCAAAGCGAGGGACTGTCCGCCGCGCTCGACCGTGCCTTCACCGAGCCCGCGCGGCCGCCCTATCGGCGCACCCGCGCGATCGTCGTCATGAAGGCCGGCCGCATCATCGCCGAGCGCTATGCCGATGGCGTCGGGCCGGAGACGCAGCTGCTCGGCTTCTCCATGACGAAGTCGGTGATGTCGGCGCTGACAGGCATTCTCGTGCGCCAGGGCAAGTTGAAGCTCGACGGGCCGGCGCCAATTGCCGCCTGGCAAAATCCTGATGATCCGCGTCATGCCATCACCGTCGATCAGTTGCTGCGTCACACCGCAGGCATCGCGCTCGGAAGCTCGTTGCAGGCCTCGCTCGGCTCCGCGCTCGAGCCGGTCAATGTCATGAAATTCGCCGAGGACGACATGGCCGCCTATGCCGAAACCGTGCCGCTCGCGACCGCGCCGGGCACGGTGTGGAATTATCACGACGGCAACACCATCATGCTCGCGCATCTGATCCGCAATGCCGCCGGCGGCAAACCCGAGGATGCACTGCGCTTTGCGCACCGCGAGTTGTTCGCGCCGCTCGGCATGCGCCACGTCACGCTCCAGCTCGACGGCGCCGGCACGATCGAGGGCTCCAGCAAGATGCTCGCATCTGCGCGCGACTGGGCGCGCTTCGGCCAGCTCTATCTCAATGACGGAATCGCCGGCGGCAAGCGCATCCTGCCCGAAGGCTGGGTGAATTATTCGGCGACAGCGACGCCAAATGCCTGGGTCGGCATCGGCGCCGGCTTCTGGACCAACCAGGGCGACAGCTTTGGCGCAAAATTTCGCGTCGACCACGGCTGGCCGCGCGACGCCTTCTTCGCCAAGGGCACGATCGGCCAGTACACGATCATCATCCCGTCAGAGCGCCTGGTGATCGTGCGCCTCGGCCGCTCACCAAACGTGCCGCCGCAGGCCGATGGCGTATTCGATCTTGTCCGAGATGTCGTTGCGACAACGCACGAGAAGGGGAAGCTCGCGGGGGCGAATTAA
- a CDS encoding AraC family transcriptional regulator, which yields MTFAATELALRAATVALLLMLAASLLRDFRHSVAGRLTIALALGTIAHAVTSEIGSTAPVSIWRAPLIALSTGDAVVLWLFTRALLDDSFVPRWWHALIWAAVSAYSFVSCLWIAPAVHGRPAIIAVNLLALCFIVLAIAQTMTSWSADLVERRRNLRVFIVSAALLYGGVNVLLQISIWGRDNAAIANVANAVVLAGIVAAICYAMMQVNAADLFPAPVEAAANLPAPTAVAGDSSADQKLVDALMRLMADERIYRHDNISIGTLATKLGIPEYRLRRLINQRLGYRNFNVFLNNHRIEEAKAALADPSQAEVPVITIAMDAGFQSLGPFNRAFKAVTGVTPTEYRRLNADAV from the coding sequence ATGACATTTGCCGCAACGGAACTTGCCCTGCGTGCCGCGACCGTGGCCCTGCTGCTGATGCTGGCGGCCTCGCTATTGCGCGACTTCCGCCATAGCGTGGCGGGACGCCTCACCATCGCGCTGGCGCTGGGGACGATCGCGCACGCCGTCACCTCGGAGATCGGCTCGACCGCGCCGGTTTCGATATGGCGTGCGCCGCTGATCGCGCTGTCGACTGGCGATGCCGTGGTGCTGTGGCTGTTCACGCGCGCGTTGCTCGACGATTCATTCGTGCCGCGCTGGTGGCACGCGCTGATCTGGGCGGCGGTCTCGGCCTACAGTTTTGTCAGTTGCCTGTGGATCGCCCCGGCGGTCCACGGCCGGCCGGCTATTATCGCGGTCAATCTGCTGGCGCTTTGCTTTATCGTGCTGGCGATAGCCCAGACCATGACCTCCTGGTCGGCCGATCTGGTCGAGCGCCGGCGTAATTTGCGGGTTTTCATCGTCAGCGCAGCCTTGCTCTATGGCGGCGTCAATGTGCTGCTGCAGATATCGATATGGGGCAGGGATAACGCCGCGATCGCCAATGTCGCGAACGCGGTCGTTCTCGCCGGTATCGTCGCCGCGATCTGCTATGCGATGATGCAGGTCAATGCCGCGGATCTGTTTCCGGCGCCCGTCGAAGCCGCGGCAAACCTTCCCGCCCCGACCGCCGTTGCCGGGGATTCCAGCGCGGATCAGAAACTGGTCGATGCGCTGATGCGGCTGATGGCCGACGAGCGCATCTATCGCCACGACAATATCAGCATCGGCACGCTCGCCACAAAGCTCGGAATCCCCGAATACCGGCTGCGGCGGCTGATCAACCAGCGGCTGGGCTACCGCAACTTCAATGTCTTTCTCAACAACCACCGGATCGAGGAAGCCAAGGCGGCGTTGGCCGATCCGTCGCAGGCCGAAGTTCCCGTCATCACCATCGCGATGGATGCCGGCTTCCAGTCGCTCGGCCCCTTCAACCGCGCCTTCAAGGCGGTGACCGGCGTGACGCCGACGGAATATCGGCGGCTCAACGCCGACGCGGTCTAG
- a CDS encoding pirin family protein, with product MSWQPSNDPVLGDPMSCDALDLVIVPRTRDLGDGFAVRRALPHGKRQMVGPFIFFDHFGPVQFVSGKGMDVRPHPHIGLATVTYLFDGSIMHRDSEGNVQEIAPGAMNLMTAGRGIAHSERTPDAQRASGQQMLGLQSWIALPAGSEEIDPSFQHYAAGDLPMISERDFTARVIAGSTFGITSPVKMVSPWFYTEVTAVARATVPLDPDHEERAIYIVEGEVEIANERYEGPRLLIFRPGDRITVKALKATRMMFLGGDALEGPRHIWWNFVSSSKERIEQAKQDWKTGRFAAVPQEHEFIPLPE from the coding sequence ATGAGCTGGCAGCCCTCCAACGATCCCGTGCTCGGCGATCCCATGTCCTGCGACGCGCTCGATCTCGTCATCGTGCCGCGCACCCGCGATCTCGGCGACGGATTCGCAGTGCGGCGCGCGCTGCCGCATGGGAAGCGGCAGATGGTCGGGCCGTTCATCTTCTTCGATCATTTCGGCCCGGTGCAGTTCGTCTCCGGCAAGGGCATGGACGTGCGGCCCCATCCGCATATCGGGCTTGCCACCGTCACCTATCTGTTCGACGGGTCCATCATGCATCGCGACAGCGAGGGCAACGTGCAGGAGATCGCGCCCGGCGCAATGAACTTGATGACGGCCGGGCGCGGCATCGCGCATTCCGAGCGCACGCCGGATGCGCAGCGCGCCTCGGGCCAGCAGATGCTCGGCCTGCAAAGCTGGATCGCGCTGCCGGCCGGCTCCGAAGAGATCGATCCCTCGTTCCAGCATTATGCGGCGGGCGATCTGCCGATGATCTCCGAGCGCGATTTTACCGCGCGGGTGATCGCCGGATCCACCTTCGGCATCACCTCACCGGTGAAAATGGTCTCGCCCTGGTTCTACACCGAGGTTACGGCGGTCGCCCGCGCAACCGTGCCGCTCGACCCTGACCATGAGGAGCGCGCGATCTACATCGTCGAGGGCGAGGTCGAGATCGCGAACGAACGTTACGAAGGGCCGCGGCTCCTGATCTTCCGCCCCGGCGACCGCATCACGGTGAAGGCGCTCAAGGCGACGCGGATGATGTTTCTCGGCGGCGATGCTTTGGAAGGCCCGCGCCACATCTGGTGGAATTTCGTCTCCTCCAGCAAGGAGCGGATCGAGCAGGCCAAGCAGGACTGGAAAACCGGCCGCTTCGCCGCGGTTCCGCAGGAACATGAGTTCATTCCGCTGCCGGAATAG
- a CDS encoding phosphoribosylaminoimidazolesuccinocarboxamide synthase: MTTMLSSDLPLTKIGRGKVRDIYAVDDDRLLLLTTDRISAFDVVMGETIPMKGAVLTQISAFWFNKLEGVVPHHMISADTDEIIAAVPALKPHRGEILGRSMLSRRTTVFPIECVIRGYLSGSAWKEYAGSGTLAGEKLKAGLVESEKLEPSIFSPATKAETGHDENITIAKMREVVGDEVAYTLEIMTRAIYTLGEELAREQGIIIADTKFEFGRDKDGRIILIDEVMTPDSSRFWAVDAYKPGQPQASFDKQPLRDYLDVERRAGRWNGDAPPPPLPASVVDATSKRYLEAYRRVTGTELKI; encoded by the coding sequence ATGACCACGATGCTCTCCAGCGACCTGCCCCTGACCAAGATCGGGCGCGGCAAGGTGCGCGATATCTACGCCGTCGACGACGACCGCCTGCTGCTCCTCACCACCGACCGCATCAGCGCCTTCGACGTCGTGATGGGCGAGACCATCCCGATGAAGGGCGCGGTGCTGACCCAGATCAGCGCGTTCTGGTTCAACAAGCTCGAAGGCGTGGTGCCGCATCACATGATCAGCGCCGACACCGACGAGATCATCGCAGCCGTGCCGGCGCTGAAACCGCATCGCGGCGAGATTCTCGGCCGCTCGATGCTGTCCCGCCGCACCACCGTGTTTCCGATCGAATGCGTGATCCGCGGCTATCTCTCGGGCTCGGCCTGGAAGGAATATGCTGGCTCCGGCACGCTGGCCGGCGAAAAGCTGAAAGCCGGCCTCGTCGAGAGCGAGAAGCTCGAGCCGTCGATCTTCAGCCCGGCGACCAAGGCCGAGACCGGCCATGACGAGAACATCACCATCGCCAAGATGCGCGAGGTCGTCGGCGACGAGGTCGCCTACACGCTCGAGATCATGACGCGGGCGATCTACACGCTCGGCGAGGAGTTGGCGCGCGAGCAGGGCATCATCATCGCCGACACCAAGTTCGAGTTCGGCCGCGACAAGGACGGCCGCATCATCCTGATCGACGAAGTCATGACGCCGGATTCGTCGCGCTTCTGGGCGGTCGATGCCTACAAGCCCGGCCAGCCGCAGGCGAGTTTCGACAAGCAGCCGCTGCGCGACTATCTCGACGTCGAGCGTCGCGCCGGCCGCTGGAACGGCGACGCCCCGCCGCCGCCGCTGCCGGCGAGCGTGGTGGATGCAACCAGCAAGCGGTATCTGGAAGCGTATCGGCGGGTGACGGGGACAGAGCTGAAGATTTAG